One genomic region from Frateuria soli encodes:
- a CDS encoding efflux RND transporter periplasmic adaptor subunit: MDNGELLRQLKIDRDHREAVNAAPVRWPWIAGAAVLVLLALGAGGWWMFAHRPVVVQTATAAAPAGGDAGAVLQATGYVTARRQATVSAQITGTLTDVLIEEGDHVTRGQVLARLEDSAYRANLDAAQASARAVLAQVTQLQAQLGQARHDAARQDALVGRGLVARQAAEQAHTQVDALAAQLNAQRRQAEAAQAQAKVAKVNFDYTVVRAPFDGVVTDKAAQVGEIISPLSAGGGFTRTGVGTIVDMDSLEVDVDVNEAYIGRVKPHMPAEAVLDAYPDWRIPAHVIAIVPAADRGKATVKVRVALENKDQRIVPDMGVRVSFLETRPKATAQAPRGVLVPATAIARRDGHEVVFVVQGERVQQRSVEAQVRGDQRLLTGGVQPGDTVVVSPPADLRDGAAVRVENTSS, encoded by the coding sequence GTGGACAACGGCGAACTGCTCAGGCAGCTGAAGATCGATCGCGACCACCGCGAGGCGGTGAACGCCGCGCCCGTGCGCTGGCCGTGGATTGCCGGAGCCGCGGTGCTGGTGCTGCTGGCACTGGGTGCCGGCGGCTGGTGGATGTTCGCCCATCGGCCGGTGGTCGTGCAGACCGCCACGGCCGCGGCGCCCGCCGGCGGTGATGCCGGCGCCGTGCTGCAGGCGACCGGCTACGTCACCGCGCGGCGCCAGGCGACGGTGTCGGCGCAGATCACCGGCACGCTCACCGACGTGCTGATCGAGGAAGGCGACCACGTCACCAGGGGCCAGGTGCTGGCGCGGCTGGAGGACAGCGCCTACCGCGCCAACCTCGACGCTGCCCAGGCCAGCGCCCGCGCGGTGCTGGCACAGGTCACCCAGCTCCAGGCACAGCTTGGGCAGGCCCGGCACGATGCGGCCCGGCAGGACGCACTGGTCGGTCGCGGGCTGGTCGCCAGGCAGGCGGCTGAGCAGGCGCACACCCAGGTCGACGCGCTTGCCGCCCAGCTCAACGCGCAGCGCCGCCAGGCCGAGGCCGCCCAGGCGCAGGCCAAGGTGGCCAAGGTCAACTTCGACTACACCGTGGTGCGCGCGCCGTTCGACGGCGTGGTCACCGACAAGGCCGCGCAGGTCGGCGAGATCATCTCGCCGCTGTCCGCCGGCGGCGGCTTCACCCGTACCGGCGTGGGCACGATCGTCGACATGGATTCGCTCGAAGTGGACGTGGACGTGAACGAGGCCTACATCGGCCGCGTCAAGCCGCACATGCCTGCCGAAGCGGTGCTGGACGCCTATCCAGACTGGCGCATCCCGGCCCACGTCATCGCCATCGTGCCGGCTGCCGACCGTGGCAAGGCGACGGTGAAGGTGCGTGTGGCGCTGGAGAACAAGGACCAGCGCATCGTGCCGGACATGGGCGTGCGCGTGTCATTCCTGGAGACCCGTCCCAAGGCCACCGCGCAGGCGCCGCGCGGCGTGCTGGTACCGGCCACGGCGATCGCGCGGCGTGACGGGCACGAAGTGGTGTTCGTGGTGCAGGGCGAGCGCGTGCAGCAGCGGTCCGTGGAGGCGCAAGTGCGCGGCGACCAGCGCCTGCTGACCGGCGGCGTGCAGCCTGGCGACACGGTAGTGGTATCGCCGCCGGCCGACTTGCGCGATGGCGCGGCCGTGCGTGTCGAGAACACGTCGTCCTGA
- a CDS encoding VOC family protein, with protein sequence MPTHKPAGRNAVSPYLIVADARAMLAFLQATFGALELCRNARGDGSIMHAEVRIDDSVVMLGERPDGRDPVCCSTHVYVPDVDACYAAGLAAGASSVSPPTAQPYGDRSAGLRDPQGHLWWIGTHLSG encoded by the coding sequence ATGCCCACGCACAAGCCCGCCGGCCGCAACGCCGTTTCACCCTATCTGATTGTCGCTGACGCGCGCGCCATGCTGGCTTTCCTGCAGGCGACCTTCGGCGCGCTGGAGCTCTGCCGCAATGCACGCGGGGACGGCTCGATCATGCACGCCGAAGTACGCATCGACGACTCGGTGGTGATGCTCGGCGAGCGGCCGGACGGGCGCGATCCGGTGTGCTGCTCCACCCACGTCTACGTGCCGGACGTCGACGCCTGCTACGCCGCAGGCCTGGCCGCCGGCGCATCCAGCGTGTCCCCGCCCACCGCCCAGCCTTATGGCGACCGCTCGGCCGGACTGCGCGATCCCCAAGGTCACCTGTGGTGGATCGGCACCCACCTGTCCGGCTGA
- a CDS encoding ABC transporter permease, translated as MKSFLRGLVLALVVVASIIAWAALPWPVLLALAVLFVLWMQLTRAGRQAGSATSVGVSTLPQRVGSSSVVVVGIAGVVAVLVSLLAMGVGYSEALSSSGSADTAIVMRDGSASEVSSVLEHDAIVAIAEAPGIARDKSGKPIASPELVVAANLPLSDGSGDEGSVQLRGVGEQAWAVRPDVKIVAGRKFQPGLRELVAGKGAQRQFAGLEPGSQIKLGSQMWTVTGIFAAGNATDSELWGDADVVASAYRRGSSRTSVFARLTGASAFAGFKAALKGDPRLQVDVQTTLDYFSKQSEQTTQAIRIIGIVVGVIMAIGAVFGALNTMFAAVAGRAREIATLRAIGFRGTPVVVAVMLETMLLALLGGVLGGVLAWLAFNGFSASTLAAGTTAQMSFQLHVTPALLWTGIKWALAIGFIGGLFPAVRAARLPVTTALRES; from the coding sequence ATGAAATCATTTCTGCGTGGACTCGTGCTCGCCCTCGTGGTGGTGGCAAGCATCATCGCCTGGGCTGCATTGCCCTGGCCCGTACTGCTGGCGCTGGCGGTGCTGTTCGTTCTGTGGATGCAGCTGACCCGCGCCGGCCGGCAGGCCGGCTCGGCCACCAGCGTGGGCGTGAGCACGCTGCCCCAGCGTGTCGGCTCGTCCTCGGTGGTGGTGGTCGGCATTGCCGGCGTGGTGGCGGTGCTGGTGTCGCTGCTGGCGATGGGCGTGGGCTACAGCGAAGCGCTCAGCAGCAGCGGCAGCGCCGATACCGCCATCGTGATGCGCGACGGTTCGGCTTCGGAAGTCTCCTCGGTACTCGAGCACGACGCCATCGTCGCCATCGCCGAGGCACCCGGTATCGCACGCGACAAGAGCGGCAAGCCGATCGCCTCGCCGGAACTGGTGGTCGCGGCCAACCTGCCACTCAGCGATGGCAGCGGCGACGAGGGCAGCGTGCAGCTGCGCGGCGTCGGCGAGCAGGCCTGGGCGGTGCGCCCCGACGTGAAGATCGTCGCCGGGCGCAAGTTCCAGCCGGGCCTGCGCGAGCTGGTGGCCGGCAAGGGTGCGCAACGCCAGTTCGCCGGGCTGGAGCCGGGGAGCCAGATCAAGCTGGGCAGCCAGATGTGGACGGTGACCGGCATCTTCGCCGCCGGCAATGCGACGGATTCGGAGCTCTGGGGCGATGCGGACGTGGTGGCCTCGGCCTACCGGCGTGGCAGCAGCCGCACCTCGGTGTTCGCCCGCCTGACCGGCGCCAGCGCCTTCGCCGGATTCAAGGCTGCGCTCAAGGGCGATCCGCGCCTGCAGGTGGACGTGCAGACCACGCTCGACTACTTCAGCAAGCAGTCCGAGCAGACCACCCAGGCGATCAGGATCATCGGCATCGTGGTGGGCGTGATCATGGCGATCGGCGCGGTATTCGGCGCGCTCAACACCATGTTCGCCGCGGTTGCAGGCCGCGCCCGCGAGATCGCCACGCTGCGCGCTATCGGTTTCCGCGGCACGCCGGTGGTGGTGGCGGTGATGCTGGAAACCATGCTGCTCGCGCTGCTCGGCGGCGTGTTGGGAGGCGTGCTGGCATGGCTGGCATTCAATGGCTTCTCTGCCTCGACGCTTGCCGCGGGCACCACCGCCCAGATGAGCTTCCAGCTGCACGTGACTCCAGCCCTGCTGTGGACCGGGATCAAGTGGGCGCTGGCGATCGGCTTCATCGGCGGCCTGTTCCCGGCCGTGCGCGCCGCGCGGCTGCCGGTGACCACGGCGCTGCGCGAGTCCTGA
- a CDS encoding low molecular weight protein-tyrosine-phosphatase yields the protein MFNSILVVCVGNVCRSPVAEFLFRRELGERDIQVRSAGLGALVGRPIDRNAAALLEDEGIDASEHRARQLEPSMLREADLVLAMERRHLNSVVKLAPEASGKVFLFDKWHAGSDVPDPYRRSRSVFEQVHASIERGVGSWLRYL from the coding sequence GTGTTCAACAGCATCCTCGTGGTCTGCGTCGGCAATGTTTGCCGCAGCCCGGTGGCGGAATTCCTCTTCCGCCGCGAACTTGGCGAGCGCGACATCCAGGTCCGCAGCGCCGGCCTGGGCGCGCTGGTGGGGCGGCCGATCGACCGGAACGCAGCAGCGTTGCTCGAGGACGAGGGCATCGATGCCAGCGAGCACCGCGCACGCCAGCTCGAGCCCTCGATGCTGCGCGAGGCGGACCTGGTCCTTGCGATGGAGCGCCGGCACCTGAACTCCGTGGTGAAGCTCGCCCCGGAGGCCAGCGGCAAGGTTTTTCTTTTCGACAAATGGCACGCGGGCAGCGACGTGCCGGATCCGTATCGACGTTCGCGCAGTGTGTTCGAGCAAGTACACGCCTCAATCGAACGTGGCGTCGGCAGTTGGCTGCGCTACCTGTGA
- the yedA gene encoding drug/metabolite exporter YedA has translation MSAIDETPAVAVRTPDEPRLLIPLSLLALYVIWGSTYLGIRYALESYPPFLLAGVRFLGAGLAMYAYLRLRGVRPPTRRQWRNAAVTGVLLLLGGNGLVCYAEQSVSSGIAAVAVASMPLFAAVFSGMYGQWPSRRETVGLLIGFAGVVVLNLGSGLSGSRLGALALIVAAMSWAFGSAWSKRQDMPAGPMNTAAQMLCASAALLLVGFGTGEHLPAHPTVRATAAVVYLALFGSIVAFSAYLYVLKHARPALATSYAYVNPPVAVLFGVVLAGEHVGPFDLGGMAIILIGVGVITLARKPAH, from the coding sequence ATGTCCGCCATCGATGAGACCCCCGCCGTTGCCGTCCGTACGCCGGACGAGCCACGCCTGCTGATCCCGCTCAGCCTGCTCGCGCTGTACGTGATCTGGGGCTCGACCTACCTCGGCATCCGCTACGCGCTGGAGAGCTACCCGCCGTTCCTGCTCGCCGGCGTGCGCTTCCTGGGCGCGGGCCTGGCGATGTACGCCTACCTGCGCCTGCGCGGCGTGCGGCCACCGACCCGGCGGCAGTGGCGCAACGCCGCGGTGACCGGCGTATTGCTGCTGCTCGGCGGCAACGGCCTGGTGTGCTACGCCGAACAGAGCGTGAGCTCGGGCATCGCCGCGGTGGCGGTGGCGAGCATGCCGCTGTTCGCGGCGGTCTTCTCGGGCATGTACGGCCAGTGGCCGAGCCGGCGCGAGACAGTGGGCCTGTTGATCGGCTTCGCCGGCGTGGTGGTGCTGAACCTGGGCAGCGGACTGTCCGGCTCGCGACTGGGCGCGCTGGCGCTGATTGTGGCGGCCATGAGCTGGGCCTTCGGCTCGGCCTGGAGCAAGCGCCAGGACATGCCGGCCGGTCCGATGAACACCGCCGCGCAGATGCTTTGCGCCAGCGCCGCGCTGCTGCTGGTCGGTTTCGGCACGGGCGAACACCTGCCGGCTCATCCCACCGTTCGCGCCACCGCGGCGGTGGTGTACCTGGCGCTGTTCGGTTCGATCGTCGCCTTCAGCGCGTACCTCTACGTGCTCAAGCACGCGCGCCCGGCGCTGGCGACCAGCTACGCCTACGTCAACCCGCCGGTGGCGGTACTGTTCGGCGTCGTGCTGGCCGGCGAGCACGTGGGGCCGTTCGACCTGGGCGGCATGGCGATCATCCTGATAGGTGTCGGCGTGATCACGCTGGCCAGGAAGCCCGCGCACTAG
- a CDS encoding ABC transporter permease, whose amino-acid sequence MKYLHLIWAALWRRKTRTLLTLVSILAAFLLFGMLDGVRTSFANAGKSAAGAERLQTGSKLSFIETLPQSLQARMEQLPGVKMVAYANWFGGAYQDPHNQIFTFAVSDNYVDMYPEVTVSPAERKAFEQTRTGVLVGDLLAKKYHWKVGDKLPLQSNIFPNRDGSKNWSFDIVGVIHSSKPDDRQMLQGGILMHWKYFDESNPYNRGRVGWYVTRVADASQSDRVANAIDALSANSDHETRTMTEQAAMAQWIKQMADVGFIVVSIMGAVFFTLLLLTGNTMAQAVRERTSELAVLKTIGFSSASVLGLVLAESVVLVLLGGVLGLGLAAVLGPVLSAGSGGMVSMPSVPASSWAIGLALMLAIGLLVGLLPAMRAMRLNIVDALAGR is encoded by the coding sequence ATGAAATACCTGCACCTGATCTGGGCCGCGCTATGGCGGCGCAAGACGCGCACGCTCCTCACGCTGGTGTCGATCCTGGCGGCGTTCCTGCTGTTCGGCATGCTCGACGGCGTGCGCACCAGCTTCGCCAACGCGGGCAAGAGCGCCGCCGGCGCCGAGCGCCTGCAGACCGGCTCGAAGCTTTCCTTCATCGAAACCCTGCCGCAATCGCTGCAAGCCCGCATGGAGCAACTGCCGGGCGTGAAGATGGTGGCCTATGCCAACTGGTTCGGTGGCGCCTACCAGGACCCGCACAACCAGATCTTCACCTTCGCGGTGAGCGACAACTACGTGGACATGTACCCGGAGGTCACGGTTTCGCCGGCCGAGCGCAAGGCCTTCGAGCAGACCCGCACCGGCGTGCTGGTCGGCGACCTGCTGGCGAAGAAGTACCACTGGAAAGTCGGCGACAAGCTGCCGCTGCAGTCGAACATCTTCCCCAATCGCGACGGCAGCAAGAACTGGAGCTTCGACATCGTCGGCGTCATTCACTCGAGCAAGCCCGACGACAGGCAGATGCTCCAGGGCGGCATCCTGATGCACTGGAAGTATTTCGACGAGTCCAATCCGTACAACCGCGGGCGGGTTGGCTGGTACGTCACCCGCGTGGCGGACGCCAGCCAGTCCGACCGCGTGGCCAACGCGATCGACGCGCTGTCGGCCAATTCGGATCACGAGACCCGGACGATGACCGAACAGGCCGCCATGGCGCAGTGGATCAAGCAGATGGCCGACGTCGGTTTCATCGTCGTATCGATCATGGGCGCGGTGTTCTTCACCCTGCTGCTGTTGACCGGCAACACGATGGCCCAGGCGGTGCGCGAGCGTACCTCGGAGCTGGCCGTGCTCAAGACCATCGGCTTCTCCAGCGCCAGCGTGCTGGGGCTGGTGCTGGCCGAGTCGGTGGTGCTGGTGCTGCTGGGCGGCGTGCTGGGCCTGGGGCTGGCCGCGGTGCTGGGGCCGGTGCTCAGCGCGGGAAGTGGCGGGATGGTCAGCATGCCGTCGGTACCGGCGAGCAGCTGGGCGATCGGCCTGGCGTTGATGCTGGCGATCGGCCTGCTGGTCGGCCTGCTGCCCGCGATGCGCGCGATGCGCCTGAACATCGTCGATGCACTGGCCGGGCGCTGA
- a CDS encoding polysaccharide biosynthesis/export family protein — translation MKTLPAVALLLFALVLNGCAIVPGQRMDEGALQREDSHMQLLQITPELVQSSEEQAVTIPQELLSYQPEDYRIGPGDTLYITVWDHPELTSPAGSQQQTVANGRLVRPDGTLFYPYAGTVKAAGLTVEELRQALTKKLSSFVRDPQVDVNVVGYGSHRITLEGAFQHTDAQVLNSVPVTLAQAIGVAGIDTQEADLSGFTLTRDGKTYPLDLTRLSQDTGGQTIYLKPGDKLFLPFNDNKEVYVVGEVIRPQAITFKTTALTLTQALGRAGGLSPVTSSGNAVYVIRGSENLTQTPAQVFHLNARSPASYALADNFRVKPGDVVWVGAAGITKWNRFLSQLLPLSGLIYQAAGTADRVSNP, via the coding sequence ATGAAAACGCTACCCGCAGTAGCCCTCCTTCTCTTCGCGCTCGTGCTGAACGGCTGCGCGATCGTTCCCGGCCAGCGCATGGACGAGGGTGCGCTGCAGCGCGAGGACAGCCACATGCAGCTGTTGCAGATCACGCCCGAGCTTGTGCAGAGCAGCGAGGAGCAGGCCGTCACGATTCCGCAGGAACTGCTGTCGTATCAGCCGGAGGATTACCGCATCGGTCCCGGCGACACGCTGTACATCACTGTGTGGGATCACCCGGAACTGACCTCCCCCGCAGGCTCGCAGCAGCAGACCGTGGCCAACGGCCGCCTGGTGCGTCCGGACGGCACGCTGTTCTATCCGTATGCGGGCACGGTCAAGGCCGCGGGGCTCACCGTCGAGGAACTGCGCCAGGCGCTGACCAAGAAGCTGAGCAGCTTCGTGCGCGACCCGCAGGTAGACGTCAACGTGGTGGGCTACGGCAGCCACCGCATCACGCTGGAGGGCGCGTTCCAGCACACCGATGCGCAGGTGCTCAACTCGGTGCCGGTGACGCTGGCGCAGGCCATCGGCGTGGCCGGCATCGACACGCAGGAAGCGGACCTGTCCGGCTTCACGCTGACCCGCGATGGCAAGACCTATCCGCTTGACCTGACCCGGCTCAGCCAGGACACCGGCGGGCAGACGATCTACCTGAAGCCCGGCGACAAGCTGTTCCTGCCGTTCAACGACAACAAGGAAGTCTATGTCGTGGGCGAGGTGATCCGCCCGCAGGCCATCACCTTCAAGACCACCGCGCTGACGCTCACCCAGGCGCTGGGTCGTGCCGGTGGCCTGAGCCCGGTCACGTCCTCGGGCAACGCCGTGTATGTGATCCGCGGTTCGGAGAACCTCACCCAGACGCCCGCGCAGGTGTTCCATCTCAATGCGCGCTCGCCGGCGTCCTATGCCCTTGCGGACAACTTCCGCGTCAAGCCGGGCGACGTGGTGTGGGTCGGTGCGGCCGGCATCACCAAGTGGAACCGCTTCCTGAGCCAGCTGTTGCCGCTGTCCGGCCTGATCTACCAGGCGGCCGGCACCGCCGATCGGGTCAGCAACCCCTGA
- a CDS encoding ABC transporter ATP-binding protein: MGNLIETRDLAKVYTRGKQKVEVLHHIDLDIAEGDFLALMGPSGSGKTTLLNLIGGLDTPSAGVISVGDQRIDQLGAGALAKWRAANVGFVFQFYNLMPMLSAQRNVELPLLLTRLSSAERRQRASIALQLVGLGERASHKPNELSGGQQQRVAIARAIVSDPTLLVCDEPTGDLDRQSAEEVLGLLRTLNREHGKTVVMVTHDPKAAEYANHTLHLDKGTLVEQALA; this comes from the coding sequence ATGGGCAACCTGATCGAAACCCGCGACCTGGCCAAGGTCTACACGCGCGGCAAGCAGAAAGTCGAGGTTCTGCACCACATCGACCTGGACATCGCCGAGGGCGACTTCCTTGCCCTGATGGGCCCCTCGGGATCGGGCAAGACCACGCTGCTGAACCTGATCGGCGGGCTGGACACGCCGTCCGCCGGTGTCATCAGCGTGGGCGACCAGCGCATCGACCAGCTCGGCGCCGGCGCGCTGGCCAAGTGGCGCGCGGCCAACGTCGGCTTCGTGTTCCAGTTCTACAACCTGATGCCGATGCTCTCGGCGCAGCGCAACGTCGAGCTGCCGCTGCTGCTGACCAGGCTGTCCTCGGCCGAGCGGCGCCAGCGGGCGTCGATCGCGCTGCAGCTGGTGGGCCTGGGCGAGCGCGCGTCGCACAAGCCCAACGAGCTGTCCGGCGGCCAGCAGCAGCGCGTGGCGATCGCCCGCGCGATCGTGTCCGATCCCACGCTGCTGGTCTGCGACGAGCCGACCGGCGACCTCGATCGCCAGTCCGCCGAGGAGGTGCTCGGCCTGCTGCGCACGCTCAACCGCGAGCACGGCAAGACCGTCGTGATGGTCACCCACGATCCTAAGGCCGCCGAGTACGCCAACCACACCCTGCACCTGGACAAGGGCACGCTGGTCGAGCAGGCGTTGGCCTGA
- a CDS encoding Rieske (2Fe-2S) protein: MDLPPGALCRLDHIPDGTAVAVDAVLPEGSENLIVLRDGEDARAWINVCPHAGRRLDWAPGQFLISRGTLVCAVHGASFRTGDGCCVGGPCRGQSLRAVPVRVERGVVWLAND, translated from the coding sequence ATGGACCTACCCCCCGGGGCGCTGTGTCGCCTTGATCACATTCCCGACGGTACGGCAGTGGCCGTCGATGCCGTGCTCCCGGAGGGGTCGGAGAACCTGATCGTGCTGCGCGACGGCGAGGATGCACGCGCCTGGATCAACGTCTGCCCGCATGCCGGGCGACGGCTGGACTGGGCGCCGGGGCAGTTCCTGATCAGCCGCGGCACGCTGGTCTGCGCGGTGCACGGAGCGAGCTTCCGGACCGGGGACGGTTGCTGCGTGGGCGGGCCCTGCCGCGGGCAGTCGCTGCGCGCGGTGCCGGTGCGCGTGGAGCGCGGGGTCGTCTGGCTGGCGAACGATTAG
- a CDS encoding methylated-DNA--[protein]-cysteine S-methyltransferase — translation MSAIEPLEQARRLLDEADTAPSLDALARAVALSPTHLQRAFRRRFGMSPAEYHRSRRFGQFKAALRDGAAVTDAVYEAGFGSGSRVYEHSNRLLGMTPASYRAGGAGASIRYTTTGTPLGRLLVATTTRGICAVTLGDDDASLERGLAGEFPHAARERVDAGREEWLDAVIARIASELGWSRVAAPAMPPLDIAATAFQWRVWEALTRIPAGQTRSYRALAAELGDPKAARAIGNACGSNRLALIVPCHRVVREDGSLGGWRWGVERKRELLARERSHVAAPERRRAS, via the coding sequence ATGTCCGCCATCGAACCGCTTGAACAGGCCCGTCGGCTGCTCGACGAGGCCGATACCGCACCCAGCCTGGACGCCCTGGCCAGAGCGGTCGCCCTGAGCCCGACCCACCTGCAGCGCGCCTTCCGCCGGCGCTTTGGCATGAGCCCGGCCGAATACCACCGCTCGCGCCGCTTCGGCCAGTTCAAGGCCGCGCTGCGCGACGGCGCGGCGGTTACCGACGCGGTGTACGAAGCCGGTTTCGGCTCCGGCAGCCGCGTGTACGAGCACAGCAACCGCCTGCTCGGCATGACCCCGGCCAGCTACCGCGCCGGTGGCGCCGGGGCGAGCATCCGCTACACCACCACCGGCACGCCGCTGGGCCGGTTGCTGGTGGCCACCACCACGCGTGGCATCTGCGCGGTCACCCTGGGCGACGACGATGCATCACTCGAACGAGGCCTGGCCGGTGAATTCCCGCATGCCGCGCGGGAGCGTGTCGACGCCGGGCGCGAGGAATGGCTCGACGCGGTGATCGCGCGCATCGCCAGCGAACTGGGCTGGAGCCGCGTTGCGGCGCCGGCCATGCCACCGCTGGACATCGCGGCCACCGCGTTCCAGTGGCGCGTGTGGGAGGCGCTCACCCGCATCCCCGCCGGGCAGACGCGCAGCTACCGCGCGCTGGCCGCCGAGCTGGGCGACCCCAAGGCCGCCCGCGCGATCGGCAACGCCTGCGGCAGCAATCGCCTGGCGCTGATCGTGCCCTGCCACCGCGTGGTACGCGAGGATGGTTCGCTGGGCGGCTGGCGCTGGGGCGTGGAGCGCAAGCGCGAGCTGCTGGCGCGCGAGCGCAGTCACGTCGCCGCACCGGAACGTCGCCGCGCGTCTTGA
- a CDS encoding short-chain fatty acid transporter, giving the protein MDSSQQGLLARAALRCAAWSERWFPDAWVFAALGVALVALLALGFGATPSTTVQAFGDGFWSLIPFTMQMAFVVIGGYVVASAPVVARLIDALARVPKSGRGAVCYVALVSMLASLLSWGFSLVFGGLLVRALARRGELAMDYRAAGAAAYLGLGAVWAMGLSSSAAQLQANPASMPPGLLAITGVLPFAQTIFLWQSLLLTAVLIAVSLLVCWLTTPTGAGARTARDCGVADADAVPALPPRTRPGEWLEYSPLLSLLVGVLGLGWLLRRFASLPAAVAIADLDTYNLLFLTAGLLLHWRPRSFLDAVARAVPGTAGVLIQFPLYGGIAALLTHAPGADGATLAHRLAGMFVRVATTDSFPLVMGGYSAVLGFFVPSGGGKWLVEAPYVMQAANDLHVHLGWAVQVYNAAEALPNLINPFWMLPLLGVLGLKARDVVGFTFIQLLVHVPLVLGLLWLLGLTLDYVPPVVPG; this is encoded by the coding sequence ATGGATTCGTCGCAGCAAGGCCTCCTCGCACGCGCGGCATTGCGCTGTGCGGCCTGGTCGGAACGCTGGTTTCCCGACGCCTGGGTGTTCGCCGCGCTCGGCGTGGCGCTGGTGGCGCTGCTCGCGCTGGGCTTCGGTGCCACGCCGTCGACCACCGTGCAGGCCTTCGGCGACGGCTTCTGGAGCCTGATTCCCTTCACCATGCAGATGGCGTTCGTGGTGATCGGCGGCTACGTGGTAGCCAGCGCGCCGGTCGTGGCGCGCCTGATCGACGCCCTGGCGCGCGTACCCAAGAGCGGTCGCGGCGCGGTGTGCTACGTGGCACTGGTGAGCATGCTCGCCTCGCTGCTGTCGTGGGGCTTCTCGCTGGTGTTCGGTGGCCTGCTGGTGCGCGCGCTGGCGCGGCGCGGGGAGCTGGCGATGGACTACCGTGCCGCCGGCGCCGCGGCCTACCTCGGGCTGGGCGCGGTATGGGCGATGGGCCTGTCCTCCTCGGCCGCGCAGCTGCAGGCCAACCCCGCCAGCATGCCGCCGGGACTGCTGGCGATCACCGGCGTGCTGCCGTTCGCGCAGACGATCTTCCTGTGGCAGTCGCTGCTGCTGACCGCGGTCCTGATCGCCGTGTCGCTGCTGGTGTGCTGGCTCACCACGCCGACCGGCGCGGGAGCGCGCACCGCGCGCGATTGCGGCGTGGCCGACGCCGATGCGGTGCCCGCGCTGCCACCGCGCACGCGGCCGGGCGAATGGCTCGAGTACAGTCCGCTGCTTTCGCTGCTGGTCGGCGTGCTGGGCCTGGGCTGGCTGCTGCGGCGCTTCGCCAGCCTGCCGGCGGCGGTGGCGATCGCCGACCTCGATACCTACAACCTCCTGTTCCTGACCGCCGGCCTGTTGCTGCACTGGCGCCCGCGCAGCTTCCTGGACGCGGTGGCGCGTGCGGTGCCCGGCACCGCCGGCGTACTGATCCAGTTTCCGCTGTACGGCGGCATCGCCGCCCTGCTCACCCACGCACCCGGTGCCGACGGTGCCACGCTGGCGCACCGGCTGGCTGGCATGTTCGTGCGGGTGGCGACCACCGACAGCTTTCCGCTGGTGATGGGCGGCTACTCGGCGGTGCTCGGTTTCTTCGTGCCCTCGGGCGGCGGCAAATGGCTGGTCGAAGCGCCCTACGTGATGCAGGCGGCCAACGACCTGCACGTCCACCTGGGCTGGGCGGTGCAGGTCTACAACGCCGCCGAGGCGCTGCCCAACCTGATCAACCCGTTCTGGATGCTCCCGCTCCTGGGCGTGCTGGGACTGAAGGCGCGCGACGTGGTCGGCTTCACTTTCATCCAGCTGCTGGTGCACGTGCCGCTGGTATTGGGTTTGCTGTGGTTGCTTGGGTTGACGCTGGACTACGTGCCGCCGGTGGTGCCCGGTTGA